A genome region from Lucilia cuprina isolate Lc7/37 chromosome 3, ASM2204524v1, whole genome shotgun sequence includes the following:
- the LOC111688178 gene encoding C-type lectin 37Db-like, giving the protein MIKIILRLFIILFIFKITKTEQDLTNQITASISEAFLGEPLDKSFKKVGNKAYHFGQSKVSWYKGTLICRSLGGYLASIDSQQEIRDLSNYLTSTYGTERTWWLSGSDQDSEDDFFWYSTGRRLGYADWAPNQPDNKNGDENCIYLEYRRPNFQMYDGKCDRKMYYICENKSKTIVLNVY; this is encoded by the exons atgattaaaattattttaagattattcataattttgtttatttttaaaataacaaaaactgaacaagaTCTAACAAACCAAATAACGGCCTCAATATCGGAAG ctTTTCTGGGAGAGCCTCTGgataaatctttcaaaaaagTGGGCAATAAAGCTTATCATTTTGGACAAAGCAAG GTTTCGTGGTATAAAGGCACACTTATATGTCGTTCACTGGGAGGTTATTTAGCCTCCATAGATAGCCAGCAGGAAATCAGAGATCTTTCTAATTATTTAACCTCAACTTATGGCACTGAACGCACATGGTGGCTATCTGGTTCAGATCAAGATTCTGAAGATGATTTCTTTTGGTATTCTACTGGACGTCGTTTAGGCTATGCCGACTGGGCGCCCAATCAACCGGACAATAAAAATGGTgatgaaaattgtatttatttggaATATCGCAGACCTAATTTTCAAATGTATGATGGCAAATGTGATCGCAAAATGTATTATATTTGTGAGAATAAATCGAAAACAATCGTAttgaatgtttattaa